The window tcttttctttttcactgtaaaagaaacaaacttgTATAAACGATTAAGGCGTCAAATATAATCTGTGATCAGCTACAATAATGAACTAGGAGTGACTAACACCAAAAATCTAAACTAGAAATATTATAGTTGAGTTGGTACGAATGTATTATTGGATTTCTGGTAGTAATAAACCACACCTTTTAGTTTTCCTTTGATGCATTCAACCTTTTAAAACCGTTCAATAAattcttcaaatcaaattaacaaTCTTCACTCATGACTCCATAACGACAATTCGATCGTGTTCTCGGAATCCTCCCAATCGAATTCCTTCTTCATTCCCGGTGGTGTTATAATCAAACCCTCCGCCATACCCGCAATAATCGCCGGCATGTTAAACACCTCCTCCTCGTCCCAAAAATAATTTGGTCCTACTACCTTCTCCTCTGACATTAAAGAACACAACGATAACGACGAGGGCGACGATAGAGACAAAGGCGTCAATATATCGCCTGACGTAAATGTCTCTGCCGTCTTAATCGCCATGGCTCGAATATCGCTTATGGAAGAAGACGAGGACATGACTCGTGGAAATGAGTGAGCGAAGTTGGGAAAATTGAGTGGTACAGACTCACCTTTAATAGCCAAGGCAACTACGTCGTACGCAATAGCCGCCCTTTTTGGGCTACAAAAAGTCCCAACCCAAAAGCTAGATTTTTTGTTAGGTCGTCGAAGCTCGCAAACCCATTTACCATTCCTTTGGCGAACGCCTTTATAAATCGGGTGGCGGGtctcttgaaattttttccGACCGGCCTTTCGCTTCGCCACTGTGGTGGGCGGCGGAAGGTGGTCGTTGGTTGAGCTTGAAGACGAAGAAGAcattaaattgagaaaatgtGTGGATGCCCTAATTGCAATTTGGGACGACGGAGTTGTAAGATTTTATGCATCACTTTTGAAacaatctttttaattgttttatttttctaaaggaagaaaaaaaaatagaaaaaaggtATAATGTTAAACACGTGGTCAAAATTTTGGCCCACATTTTATACTCCACGTGCAGTCAGAAAACTCACGTGCACAAGTAAAACTTCAATATGCCTTTATcgcaattattattttttgttgtactTTTCCAAAACGTGATTGCAATGCCTTCTTATTAAAATCAATCATCATTCCAatcttaatatataattaataacattttaaacctatttaaataatagtttattttgatttttcttttcattttaatattttaaccaTCTTCTGTTAGCTTTCAAtagtcaaaaaaaaaatattatcaagtTTGTCTTTTACCTactattttaagtttttgataACGAGTGTGTAATGTAATATAACAttcattaaatttgtctttatTCATGAGTTTAACTTTTTGATTTAGTCCATTACGAcaacttaattataaattcattttctataaattttttccaCACTCAAATGTTATATGGTTTGAGAGGTTATTAAAGATAAACATAAGTTAATATAACACTCACgaatattgatattttcatatataccTTCTCGtagaaaaattatagattttaaattattaaaatcattttgagtattattttaaaaaaagaaaaaagaaaaaaaagattttgaatataaatCAGGCTTTCAAACCTATATCCCTgaagtattaaattttaattttagttcatcaaatttcattcaCGGTtaaatgcttttaaattaaatttagctCTCCAATTTTGTAATACATCAAGAATCCATAATTGAAAGTGACAAATTTGGATAATgcattttagaaattaaatgaaaggtGAATTTTGGATAATACTGACCCTTGTTTTGTCCaataaaaattgttaggtAGGTAGGTGAtcatgaaatttaaaagtctataacgttttttgtttggatagcttcatttttttaaataaatataaggtatctctcaaacttttcaaagttatatgtatgtaataatttagttttatgattttagagtttaatttctattgagattttaattttaacacctacgtaaatttgaatttgaaggtataattacaattttcatccaatataatttagtgtttcaaaaaaaaaagtatttgaacCAATAGTTGctggaaattaaaaagagaaagaaaaagaaaatgatttttggttttaaaaagaaagaaatataaatttgaaaaacacgtgtagaaagtaggaaacTTTGAGAAGGGTTTTTGAGTCCACAAGATATTTTTCTGAGTCAAAAAACTGTTTTTTCTCATTGCTCCACTCTGAGGCaaaggtttttgtttatttatttttatgtttttggaaATAGGGTGTGGGgtttctataaataaaaatctggTCCACCTCCACCTACATCAATTTCTACCAACAAATTCTTATTATCTTTGAATTGCCTCTCATTTAACATCTTCACTCCGCATCCTAaacttaatattaattattaaaataaatatatattaattaattatacccataattaaattagtacTGCAACTTTTAGCttgctttcatttttgtgGATTCACTTCATAACcttttatcaaactaaaattgcAACATctatctatatttaaattttaaaccttacattaaaaaaattgttgtaatatattgtttgtgtataataatttttttgtgtacgatatttaattttatctctTTTCTTAAGACATTTTATCTAGATTTTTgtctaaaattttcataaaaactgtgacataaaatttgagaaaatttacGGTGATTTAAACgcaaaaaacttaaatgattGATCAAAATTGAAACGTGGATAATAGTCCAAACGTCTAATATGACGAAGTTAGGTGTTAGACGACCCATCAAATATGTCGGCGAATACCTTTTTACATGTTTAGATAtgtacattttcttttagttcaattttgtGTGTGATAAATTCTCTAATGGGTTAAAAATTACTTATTACTTTCTAAACTTTTTGGGAGCTCTATTCTCTGGTTTGTAACAcacttttatttctatatatattaatttattctttatactttatcatatttattgttttagttggCAGGTAAATgtataattatattgaatgaaatttcttactcttcaagattgtttaactaattaagattcaattatgtttataaattgTAAAGATTAATTAGGTTGTTAAATAGACagttaagtttttttatttgaaataataattaaactttgCAAATTTGAAAGTAGAATGATTGAACTATGAGGATTAAGTTTTTACGCATGCCAAAGTCTTGGAATAAATCACTAGAAATTAGTTTAACGAATAAAATTGCTAAAGTTTAAGAATTGAAGGTGgcttttaacttatttttcataactctatttcaatatttatttttaaatcaatttacacataattaatattaaaatatcgttttttttaaacaattagtGGTACTTATATACCTTGAATTATGATTATTACAATgtgatattaaaaattaagaaggTATATGAGGTGGTgcatataataatttgaaactttaaaattcaataactagtcatattttattttaatgaaataattatatttcatgttatgtttaaaatacttatttatttaattattatttctcataCATCCAAACATGTGTGAAGCTTCTTACTACATTACTATTTTAGTAAACATAAAACAACGAATTAtctgaaatataatattatcatataCAATTCCTTCATATAACTTCTTAAATTAACAaatctaatttaatatttactttaaaacCGACCCAAACTAACATTATTTAAGAGAAAACCTATTCTAATCAACTAacttataaaagtttataattgtttcaaaaataatagtaatagtaatacaGCCAAATTATTAGCTagtcatttcaaattttcaaataagggaaattttcttttcaaattgatCATCAATGTTGGTGCATGTGAAATCAAACATTCACTTTCAAATGTTCATActatcataataattatttttcgtAACTAACTCTAAAcattggtttttctttcttcggcatttttttttaaatacaatttaatttgttatactTTCAatgtttgtttataaatataacaccCTTTTGTATATATCTTTGTGGtttaaacaaaacatagaatcttcattgaaaaaatatttaaaaaggtttaaaataaaaacaaaatatcaaaaacaaCCCTCGagtataagttttaaaaaaatgattaaaagtgGAGAGTAAATTGATATCTGAGTTGATGTGTTTCCAAAAGTTTtgtatattcattttttttcttaaagacGATATTAAaagcaaatttaatataatatataacatttttattcaCTAGAATTAATATTACatcttttactaaaaactttaaaatataccCATAAATACGTACATATAAATGAACATAACATATTTTAtctaaacaactttttttaagaaaaaagaagataaagagTTTTAGAAAAGTATAAGAAAATCTGTTATATATGACAAATCGTACGGAAAGCATATTTTTATAACCAATAACGTAAATAAAGCTATatagtttttctctttcttaattaatattttaatttaaatgaattcTCATGTGACCCATcgcataataattaaacatgttttcCTTTACGAAGAATTATGTGACAAATTGTGAAATTGACCctttaattgattaaaatgtGTTAActatttatatctaataattaattagcttAATTTCAggttgttatattatattcaatttagTTCTCACCTCAATTTTTTGAACCACGTTAGGCCTATATGACTTATACCAGAATATTGGAAAGATTTTGATTTCCCAGAAGGATATAATATCAGTACACAAAGACTTGTAAAGGAGATGTCAAATTGTGGTTACTGTGAAAGTAAATACTTTccaattctctctcttttatatGAGGAACGCATGTTAGCGATTTAGCATTAAGGGCacgtcattttttttcttttcaaagcAATGAGTTTCTCTGTGATAATTCAAGAATGCAATTTCTAATGGTAAGACATTGAAGGATGAAACTGAAAAgcagtaataataaaaatgattaaaaccTGAGGGGTGacgagaagaaagaaaaacaaaaagaaggcTGCTTCCTTCACCTGATTCAtgtgtattaaaataattgtatttacaaaaaccaataattatttgggcgaagaaaaaagaagaagaaaaccaacaATTGgtgtttgaaaaagaaaattggatgACACATTGAATTGACACTTCAAAGTTTCAATCACAAGCTTCTTTGTTTAGAGGGATATTGTGGTAATTTAAGATCTCGAGACTTTCCTTTTCAACCTAAttcctcatttttcttttatataacttaatttaattctaCCAAGTACCAACCACTTCTATGCTTGCCATTCCCATCATTTTTATACCATcgttaattaataaatcattgaTTTACAAGATTTAAGATTCCATTTCTTGTAATGACAGTCTATAATTTCTAGTTTAATGTgtatagaaaatagaaattgaatGATGTTTTCCTATTGAGCTAATTGTAGGTTTGTGGAGATCAAACCCAAAGCAATCCCGAATTCTTCAAGAAACAATTGTGtagtttttgtaaatttacaaaaagaaaaaggtttagAGATTTTGGTAAATGTTTGTGGAATTAAAAGAGGGAAGGCCCATATTGAGAAAGCCCAATAAATTCAAgtttttgagtttgaaaattcaGATTAAATTCTCCACCCATATTTTCATACCAATAATCCAAAACTTATCGGTATTtagaatatcaataattttataatatatttagaattgCCATTAAGACAGGtagatttttccttttttttttaaaaaaaaagacactattagttatttaaaataatctattaaattaaatttctaaatgaaCAATTCTTTCAAAAGTACTTGAgaaaaatgacttttttttaaaaaaaaaaaaaaattcaaaagctcCTTCTTTAcgtacaaaataaataaattaaatattatccTAAACACTTTCAAATCTTCCTATTACTAAACAAACATATTATAAAGCAATTGAAGTCATCTTATCTCAATATTCATATTCCTTATTCCAGTAACCCAAATATATCTCTTTCCCCTTCTAGCAAAGcaatatgaaaattgaataGCATTAATTATAACACCCTTGCCTAGAAGGAAACAGTACATTACTACCTCcacaatattatattattcccTTAAACAATAAGCACATTTTATTTAGCAACAGGATTCCACAAATAAGAAATTGAATTCTTGACCGACAAAGGAGAAGGATATTCTAATTACCGTTAAACTAAACTTATTTTGCCTTATCAAAGCAATTCAACTACCCTTCAATGCATAAAGTCACTAAACAacaaaaggttaaaaaattGTCCATTAAGATTGTAATTGTTGTCTTATGCACGGAGTTACCATCGATATTAAGATTAAGGTTTTAGGTTTAGGATAGAAAAAAGTCTTCTGAGTCGCGGacaagattattattattttctgaagaaaaaaacaatttattcaAAAGGTATGGTGGGCGAAAAAGACTAGAGTTTAGAATTGAATAGGATCTCAAAACCcaataatacttttttactattattgttCTTACTTTTTACTACTTGATGGAGCAGCATTGAAGCCTAGATAGTAAGTTTTTTGTCAGAATAAGAATGCATCAAAGTAAGGAAAACTGCTAAACAAAATCGACAAGCAGGAGCTGCCATTAACCATCCCTTCACTTGTCAACTGATatgtctttttcattttatttttcccaaaaaaaaaaaaaaaaaaaaaggaaaagggggGAAAATAAgcatttcaaaaattaaaattatagatattagatgatgataatatataatgaatttaCAAATCATAGTGATGTCCCTTTCATCCTAATCTTTCTACTTAAGAGGTGTTAAACTTAAACCCTATGCTCTCTTAAAGTCAGATTATATATTCCTAagagtaattaaaaattctagagattttattttgtggaaatttaatttttttcttttgtggaCTCACTCAATTGCATGCAGTTTAATGAGTTAAGCAATGTAGTTCGCTTTGCATTTCTTCCACCAGCAAGCTGAAGATTGCAACCTCTATTTCTACGGCTATTTCTCCTCTCGGCTCCTTATTTATATTCCATCCATCaacttcttctttcaaatcttTCCCTACCATCAAGTCGATGGCGTTCGAGTCTACCCGTTTCCACAAATCCTGTCTCATGTACACTCTCTTCATTGTCTCCTCACTCTTCTCAATCACAACTAAGTTTCTCTCTTCCTTAGTAATGAGATTGCAGACGAGTGTCTTTGTATCTCTTGAGGGTCGGTAAGGAATTTGGAACCTTGAACTATCATTGCCCTCTTTGTTGTGTTGTTTGATGTCCTTTTCGTATTGTTCTACTTCTTCCTTTAGATGATCAATGTCATCACCATCGCCATCGCTGAGTTCGTCTTCGTCCTGGTCTTCATCATGTAGTAGAAATGTCTCGAGTTCTATGGGGTCTAGTTCTGCTAGCCTCTCGAATCTTCGAAGTTTTTTCAGTAGCTGATGCTTCGCCtctgaaaataaatattacatgAACAGATCAGAATTAACTTTGCATTCATCATGAACCTATGCCTTCTTGACATCAACTTCAAGTTTTACTTTTACCAAAAACACAAGTTCAGTTTAAACCCTGGAAGAAGgtgaaatgaaaattcaaaatattggtCGAAAATTCGACAATTATACCGTTTTGACTGCACACAAAGACAAGTAGGGCCGCATCTATGACACTAATTTATGGTCACCTTTGTACCAAGCTCAAGTTACTGAAATGTACTAACAAGGTAGAAAACTTTGTGGTTGTGATTATTATCGAACACCTATTAATTGCAGATAAAGAAAGACATCTTTGTGTCATCAAATTTCGAAATCGACTGAGTGTTTCATTTTCAGTAAAGAGCAGAtcagtaaatttaaaaagagttTCAAGAAGTGACAATGCAAAGAATAGAATTTGGAATCTCAAACTCAAATGCAATCATATGCCAAATAAAAAGGATGAACTAGACATTTTAGCTATTTCCTAATGCAACAAAGACAACTTTGACTGATGAAGTGCATATGCCTAGTGACTAGAACAACTCATTATCATGCATTCACAGAGTAGTCAGTGATATGCTTCAAAATCCCTAATAAATACACAAAAcagtaagaaagaaaatcgaGCTGGGCGGGGGTTGGGGGGACCTTGTTCTGAAGTACAGAGAGTGGATGATAGCATTCGAAAACAATGAATAAATTGGTTCAATGATTGAACAGCCTAATAAATAGAAGAGGACTCCCACCATTATAGCACCTCTCTTACAGCAAAATGTGGGTcagatttgaagttttgaagaacaagaaaaataaaagggcCAGACCTCCAAAACATTTCTCCTACAGAAGAGACCATCCAGGCCGAAAACAAGTGTTCAACAATACCTTTGTGCTGATATTTATCGTGATGTCGCCATCAAACATTTTGGCACTCTTTCCCTTCATTCTAGTACATATTTAcctaaattcaaaagtttgttttggtttcacCCCTACCCTACCAAAGA of the Cucumis sativus cultivar 9930 chromosome 3, Cucumber_9930_V3, whole genome shotgun sequence genome contains:
- the CBF3 gene encoding uncharacterized protein LOC101209920 — encoded protein: MSSSSSSSTNDHLPPPTTVAKRKAGRKKFQETRHPIYKGVRQRNGKWVCELRRPNKKSSFWVGTFCSPKRAAIAYDVVALAIKGESVPLNFPNFAHSFPRVMSSSSSISDIRAMAIKTAETFTSGDILTPLSLSSPSSLSLCSLMSEEKVVGPNYFWDEEEVFNMPAIIAGMAEGLIITPPGMKKEFDWEDSENTIELSLWSHE